A stretch of the Flavobacterium aquiphilum genome encodes the following:
- the glmM gene encoding phosphoglucosamine mutase produces the protein MTLIKSISGIRGTIGGKVGDNLTPVDAVKFASAYGTWLKNYSKKEKLNVVVGRDARISGPMIHNLVINTLIGLGIDVIDLGLSTTPTVEVAVPLEKADGGIILTASHNPKQWNALKLLNEKGEFLSGAAGEKILEIAEAEAFDFADVDSLGQITVNDAYMDIHIDEVLNLPLVDIEAVKAAKFKVVVDGVNSSGGIIIPKLLEIMGVEVVKLYCEPNGHFPHNPEPLKEHLTDISELVVKEKAHFGIVVDPDVDRLAFISEDGEMFGEEYTLVACADYVLSKTPGDTVSNMSSSRALRDVTKKHNGNYQASAVGEVNVVELMKKNNAIIGGEGNGGIIYPASHYGRDSMVGVALFLTHLANKKMSVSALRASYPEYYMSKNKIELTPQIDVDAILVGMADKYKNEEINTIDGVKIDFAENWVHLRKSNTEPIIRIYTEAATQQLADDLALRIIDEIKAVAGI, from the coding sequence ATGACTTTAATCAAATCAATTTCCGGAATTAGAGGAACTATTGGAGGAAAAGTAGGAGATAATTTAACTCCTGTAGATGCGGTAAAATTTGCTTCGGCTTATGGAACCTGGCTTAAAAATTATTCGAAAAAAGAAAAACTAAATGTTGTAGTTGGTCGTGATGCCCGTATTTCAGGTCCTATGATCCACAATTTAGTTATCAATACCTTAATCGGATTAGGAATCGATGTAATAGATTTAGGATTATCAACAACACCAACAGTTGAAGTGGCTGTTCCGCTTGAAAAAGCCGATGGAGGAATCATTTTGACAGCTTCGCATAATCCTAAACAATGGAACGCATTAAAATTACTGAATGAAAAAGGAGAATTCTTAAGCGGTGCCGCTGGAGAAAAAATCCTTGAGATTGCCGAAGCCGAAGCTTTCGATTTTGCTGATGTGGATAGCCTTGGTCAAATCACTGTCAATGATGCTTATATGGACATTCATATCGATGAAGTCTTGAACTTGCCTTTGGTAGATATTGAAGCAGTAAAAGCGGCAAAATTCAAAGTAGTTGTTGACGGCGTGAATTCATCCGGAGGAATCATTATCCCTAAATTATTGGAAATAATGGGTGTCGAAGTAGTAAAATTATACTGCGAACCAAACGGACATTTCCCTCACAATCCAGAACCTTTGAAGGAACATTTAACTGATATTTCGGAATTAGTAGTTAAAGAAAAAGCGCATTTCGGAATCGTTGTTGACCCAGACGTGGATCGTTTGGCTTTTATTAGCGAAGACGGTGAAATGTTTGGCGAAGAATATACTTTAGTAGCTTGTGCTGATTATGTATTGAGCAAAACCCCTGGAGACACTGTTTCCAATATGTCTTCGTCGCGCGCTTTACGAGATGTAACAAAAAAACACAACGGAAACTACCAAGCTAGCGCAGTAGGAGAGGTGAACGTTGTGGAATTAATGAAAAAGAACAATGCAATCATCGGTGGCGAAGGAAATGGCGGAATCATTTATCCTGCCTCACACTACGGTCGCGACAGTATGGTGGGTGTGGCTTTGTTTTTGACTCATTTGGCAAACAAAAAAATGTCGGTTTCTGCTTTGCGTGCTTCTTATCCGGAGTATTATATGAGCAAAAACAAAATCGAGTTAACACCACAAATCGATGTTGATGCAATCCTTGTTGGTATGGCCGATAAATACAAAAATGAAGAAATAAATACAATTGACGGTGTGAAAATTGACTTTGCCGAAAATTGGGTACACTTGAGAAAATCAAACACAGAACCAATTATTCGTATTTATACCGAAGCCGCTACTCAGCAATTGGCAGATGATTTAGCTCTGCGAATTATTGATGAAATAAAAGCTGTAGCTGGAATATAA
- a CDS encoding acyl carrier protein phosphodiesterase, translating to MNFLAHIYLSGDNDLIKIGNFMADGIRGKQFENYPPEIQKGIILHRFIDTYTDSHPIFRKSTKRLHENYHHYAGVIVDVFYDHFLAKNWTNYSDESLEDFTNRFYQSLQDNYEFLSERAKGMMPYMISHNWLVSYQTVEGIASILTRMDSRTQNESKMRFAFRELVEYYGDFELEFTTFFEDIKTESYKKLISL from the coding sequence ATGAACTTCTTAGCTCATATTTATTTATCAGGAGACAATGATTTGATAAAAATCGGGAATTTTATGGCCGATGGAATTCGAGGAAAACAGTTTGAAAATTACCCTCCCGAAATTCAAAAAGGGATTATTTTACATCGTTTTATAGATACTTATACTGACTCTCATCCAATTTTCAGAAAAAGCACCAAACGACTGCATGAAAACTATCATCATTATGCCGGAGTGATTGTAGATGTGTTTTATGATCATTTTTTGGCCAAAAATTGGACTAATTATTCTGATGAAAGTTTGGAAGATTTTACCAACCGATTTTATCAATCACTTCAAGATAATTATGAATTTTTATCTGAAAGAGCGAAAGGCATGATGCCATATATGATTAGTCATAATTGGCTGGTAAGTTATCAAACTGTTGAAGGTATTGCTAGTATTTTGACAAGAATGGACAGTCGAACACAAAATGAGTCAAAAATGCGTTTTGCTTTTCGCGAACTTGTTGAATATTATGGTGATTTCGAACTGGAATTCACCACTTTTTTTGAAGATATAAAAACCGAATCCTATAAAAAATTAATCTCACTATGA
- the ggt gene encoding gamma-glutamyltransferase has protein sequence MRKTALFFLLIGLNCLGQNEINHTTGLIANRAMVVSAREEASKIGTEIMKRGGNAFDAMVGTELALAVAYPYAGNLGGGGFMVYRMGNGELGALDYREKAPLAATKNMFLDEEGNIIKGKSTESPLAIGVPGTIAGVFAVHRKFGLMPMAEILKPVIALAERGVIVTQKQEKRLNDYRPLIIKANGENTKFAIIYKENDTIKYPALANTLKRIAKYGRNEFYKGQTGKTLIKYLQSKGAIITMQDLAKYEAKWRTPLSFNYKNLKVISMSPPSSGGICLAQILKMIEPYDLSKMGHNTAESIQVIVEAERRAYADRSVFLGDPDFVKIPLKELLANDYLKERMSSFNLDKASLSSEIKEGKVIYNESTETTHYSIVDQFGNAVAATTTLNDAYGSKYYCDELGFFLNNEMDDFSAKPGEPNMFGLVGNEANSIAPQKRMLSSMTPTIVEKDGKLFMVVGSPGGSTIITSVLQTILNVYEYNLGMQEAVNAPRFHHQWLPDVITFEPNIFDTGSFEKLKTKGYIINEKTTPVIGKVDAILVLPDGKMEGGADFRGDDKAAGF, from the coding sequence ATGAGAAAAACTGCATTATTCTTTCTTTTGATAGGCCTAAATTGTTTGGGACAAAATGAAATTAATCACACAACGGGTCTTATTGCTAACAGAGCTATGGTGGTTTCCGCCCGAGAAGAAGCCTCTAAAATTGGGACTGAAATCATGAAAAGAGGAGGAAATGCTTTTGATGCCATGGTTGGCACCGAATTGGCTTTGGCAGTTGCTTATCCTTATGCCGGAAACCTTGGCGGAGGAGGATTTATGGTGTATCGTATGGGGAATGGTGAGCTTGGTGCTTTGGATTATAGAGAAAAAGCCCCCCTGGCAGCTACCAAAAATATGTTCTTGGATGAAGAAGGAAATATCATTAAAGGAAAAAGCACCGAAAGTCCACTTGCAATTGGTGTTCCGGGAACAATTGCAGGTGTTTTTGCGGTTCATAGAAAATTTGGTTTAATGCCAATGGCTGAAATTTTGAAACCAGTTATTGCATTGGCAGAAAGAGGCGTAATTGTTACTCAAAAACAAGAGAAAAGACTTAATGATTACAGGCCGTTAATTATTAAAGCAAATGGAGAAAATACCAAATTTGCTATTATTTATAAAGAAAACGACACAATCAAATATCCTGCATTGGCAAACACGCTAAAAAGAATTGCTAAATATGGCAGAAATGAATTTTACAAAGGGCAAACTGGTAAAACTCTTATAAAATATCTTCAAAGCAAAGGAGCGATTATCACTATGCAGGATTTGGCTAAATATGAAGCAAAATGGAGAACTCCGCTTTCTTTCAATTATAAGAATTTAAAAGTGATTTCGATGTCGCCACCAAGTAGCGGAGGGATTTGCTTGGCTCAAATTTTAAAAATGATCGAGCCTTATGACTTGTCGAAAATGGGGCATAATACAGCCGAATCGATTCAGGTAATTGTGGAAGCAGAACGTCGTGCTTATGCTGACAGAAGTGTTTTTCTTGGAGATCCTGACTTTGTAAAAATACCTTTAAAAGAACTTTTGGCAAATGATTATTTGAAAGAAAGAATGTCAAGTTTTAATTTAGATAAAGCATCCCTATCATCTGAAATTAAAGAAGGAAAAGTAATTTATAATGAAAGTACAGAAACGACTCATTATTCTATTGTAGATCAATTTGGAAATGCTGTTGCGGCAACAACAACTTTAAACGACGCCTACGGTTCGAAATATTATTGTGATGAATTGGGTTTCTTTTTAAATAATGAAATGGACGATTTTAGTGCCAAACCTGGCGAACCCAATATGTTTGGATTGGTTGGTAATGAAGCCAACAGCATAGCACCTCAAAAACGAATGTTAAGTTCTATGACACCAACAATTGTGGAGAAAGACGGAAAACTTTTTATGGTTGTTGGCTCGCCCGGTGGTTCTACTATCATTACTTCGGTTTTGCAGACCATACTTAATGTTTATGAATACAATTTAGGAATGCAGGAAGCGGTAAATGCACCAAGATTTCATCATCAGTGGCTGCCTGACGTGATTACATTTGAACCTAATATTTTTGACACTGGCTCTTTTGAAAAATTGAAAACCAAAGGGTATATAATCAATGAAAAAACAACTCCGGTGATCGGAAAAGTTGATGCGATTTTGGTGCTTCCCGACGGGAAAATGGAAGGTGGTGCCGATTTTAGAGGTGATGATAAAGCTGCCGGATTTTAA
- a CDS encoding DNA alkylation repair protein, whose amino-acid sequence MEFCSQLEKAFNENGNAENAVAMSKYMKNNFRFFGIKTEDRRRIFKNISTKNLLEIKDNPREIALFLYSKKERELHYCALEILIKHLKNNYTKDDIQLIEKLIVTNSWWDSVDVIAKFILGEYLLQFPLETDTVIRRFSNSDNMWLNRSAILFQLGYKGKTNFELLKSICENHKSSTEFFIQKAIGWALREYAKTNPEAVKNYVSCTDLKKLSEKEALKNLK is encoded by the coding sequence ATGGAGTTTTGTAGCCAACTAGAAAAAGCTTTTAATGAAAATGGCAACGCTGAAAATGCTGTCGCTATGTCAAAATATATGAAAAACAATTTCCGATTTTTTGGAATAAAAACCGAAGACAGAAGACGAATTTTTAAAAATATTTCTACCAAAAACCTACTAGAAATTAAAGATAATCCGAGAGAAATAGCTTTGTTTTTATATTCAAAAAAGGAACGTGAACTCCATTATTGTGCTCTAGAAATTTTAATTAAACATCTGAAAAATAATTATACTAAAGATGATATTCAGCTGATAGAAAAACTTATAGTTACTAACTCTTGGTGGGATAGCGTCGATGTTATAGCCAAATTCATTCTAGGCGAATATTTACTTCAGTTTCCTCTTGAAACAGATACAGTTATTAGACGTTTTTCAAATTCCGACAATATGTGGTTGAATCGAAGCGCGATTCTTTTTCAGTTGGGTTATAAAGGAAAAACAAATTTTGAATTATTGAAATCGATTTGTGAGAATCATAAATCATCAACAGAATTTTTTATACAAAAAGCTATAGGTTGGGCGTTGCGTGAATATGCGAAAACAAATCCTGAAGCCGTAAAGAATTATGTATCCTGCACAGATTTGAAAAAATTGAGCGAAAAAGAAGCTTTGAAAAATTTAAAATAA
- a CDS encoding S1 family peptidase produces MTKFISTKEKDNLNTLQNNNKSNGKKIGLIVGIIVILGIIIIPRVWAKFNKKEVICLNNQTQIYEKYKEAVVLVKHTYALQISIKGSEPFQITVDDSSFEEKTISGTGFFVTEDGKIVTNHHVAEPWKYTGSDNNDFSELKNHIAAILPDSIDKKEYKTYLELHWNDYYGGDEEGDYSDEEAEGTSKVSAPVANVDSSNVATEVNDLISDNKSEEKAVTSQITYTKPDEIEIVPKTVEISVALHGSKDNWLQCKVYKIADGDEVDVAVLQLVSETLPSSVSNIVDLDNAVKDDASIKPGTNAILIGYPMGMQLANTRKGIKVQVYEGQINKESDGVSLQYNVTSTHGASGSPVFNECGQLIAINYAGYDEAQGYNFGIVAKHAMTLIE; encoded by the coding sequence ATGACGAAATTCATCTCTACAAAAGAAAAAGACAATTTAAATACACTTCAAAACAACAATAAATCAAATGGCAAGAAAATTGGGCTAATTGTTGGGATAATCGTTATACTTGGAATTATCATCATCCCCCGTGTTTGGGCTAAATTCAACAAAAAAGAAGTAATTTGTCTTAATAATCAAACCCAGATTTATGAAAAATATAAAGAAGCTGTGGTACTAGTTAAACACACGTATGCGCTTCAAATTTCAATTAAGGGATCAGAACCATTTCAGATAACCGTTGACGATAGTTCTTTTGAAGAGAAAACAATTTCCGGCACCGGATTTTTCGTTACTGAGGATGGGAAAATAGTTACTAATCATCATGTCGCTGAACCATGGAAATATACGGGCTCTGATAATAATGATTTTAGCGAATTAAAAAATCATATCGCAGCCATTCTACCAGATTCAATTGATAAAAAAGAGTATAAAACATACCTTGAACTGCACTGGAATGATTATTACGGAGGTGATGAAGAAGGCGATTATTCAGATGAAGAAGCTGAAGGAACCAGTAAAGTTTCAGCCCCGGTGGCAAATGTAGATTCTTCAAATGTTGCTACTGAAGTAAACGATTTGATATCGGATAATAAATCAGAAGAAAAGGCCGTAACTAGCCAAATCACCTACACAAAGCCAGATGAGATCGAGATCGTTCCTAAAACAGTCGAAATAAGCGTTGCCTTGCATGGTTCCAAAGACAATTGGCTGCAATGCAAAGTATATAAAATAGCTGATGGTGATGAAGTGGATGTTGCGGTTTTGCAATTAGTAAGCGAAACATTGCCCTCCTCGGTTTCAAATATTGTCGATTTGGACAATGCCGTAAAAGATGATGCTAGCATAAAACCAGGGACCAACGCTATTTTAATTGGTTATCCAATGGGAATGCAACTCGCCAATACCCGAAAAGGTATAAAAGTGCAGGTTTATGAAGGCCAAATTAATAAAGAATCGGATGGGGTAAGCTTACAGTACAATGTCACTTCGACCCATGGTGCCAGTGGTTCTCCTGTATTTAATGAATGCGGACAGTTAATCGCCATCAATTATGCCGGTTATGATGAAGCCCAAGGATATAATTTCGGAATTGTGGCCAAACATGCCATGACATTGATAGAATAG
- a CDS encoding chloride channel protein, with protein MFKRFFSKVEQLLILSQSVLSPKQFIFLSSVLVGISSGIAVIILKTFAHWVFRFATYITIHTDVYNIGLFKIMLPVIGIVLTVFVVKRFLGGTIEKGTSQILYVVAKKASIIPRKQMYAQIMTSSLTVGLGGSAGLESPIVVTGAAFGSNYAQRYKLHYKDRTLLIGCGVAAGIAAAFNAPIAGVLFAVEVLLVDVSISAFTPIMIAAATGALVSAIALDESILLNFPSRQTFNYYNIPYYTLLGICTGFVAVFYARKFEKTEHYFGHLRMSAYKKAVFGASILAFMIFIFPTLFGEGYETIRILAGSDPSELMENTFFKGFRENHWALLAFVGSSLFLKAFATGITLGSGGNGGNFAPSLFLGSYIGFFFSKLLNLTGLTNLPIGNFTLVGMAGILSALFHAPLTAIFLIAEITGGYGLMIPLMIVASTSFAISKRFEKHSLDVKNLAKKGHAFTSNKDSNVLSTLDTNSIIQTDYLKITPDENLEKLVDLISHSNQVIFPVVSKDNRLLGIVHFNDIREIIFNPYRVKYTLVKEIMVQPVTIIHPSHSMEIVMNKFESSQKSFLPVISDDKYYGFISKAVALDAYRAKLKSMIIE; from the coding sequence ATGTTTAAACGTTTTTTTTCAAAAGTCGAACAGCTGCTAATTTTATCGCAATCTGTTTTAAGCCCAAAGCAATTTATCTTTTTATCAAGTGTATTAGTCGGTATTTCTTCAGGTATAGCAGTTATTATCCTGAAAACATTTGCCCACTGGGTATTTAGATTCGCCACTTATATTACAATTCATACGGATGTTTATAATATTGGCCTTTTCAAAATAATGCTGCCTGTAATTGGTATCGTGTTGACGGTATTTGTTGTAAAACGTTTTTTGGGAGGAACTATTGAAAAGGGGACATCACAAATTTTATATGTCGTAGCCAAAAAAGCGAGTATAATTCCAAGAAAACAGATGTATGCCCAAATAATGACAAGCTCGCTTACGGTTGGTTTGGGAGGTTCTGCAGGACTTGAAAGCCCCATCGTAGTTACTGGCGCTGCATTTGGTTCCAATTATGCGCAGAGATATAAATTGCACTACAAAGACAGAACTCTTTTAATTGGTTGTGGAGTTGCGGCGGGAATTGCAGCTGCGTTTAATGCACCAATTGCTGGAGTTTTATTCGCGGTTGAAGTGCTTTTGGTTGATGTTAGCATTTCAGCCTTTACCCCAATAATGATTGCTGCAGCCACTGGAGCATTAGTATCAGCAATTGCATTGGACGAATCTATTTTGTTAAATTTTCCTAGCAGACAAACGTTTAATTACTACAATATCCCTTATTATACCTTACTTGGCATTTGTACTGGTTTTGTAGCGGTTTTTTACGCCAGAAAATTTGAAAAAACAGAACATTACTTTGGGCATTTGCGAATGTCCGCTTATAAAAAAGCGGTTTTTGGCGCTTCTATTTTAGCGTTTATGATCTTTATTTTTCCGACACTTTTTGGAGAAGGATATGAAACCATTAGGATTCTCGCAGGAAGTGACCCTTCAGAATTAATGGAAAATACTTTTTTTAAAGGATTTAGAGAAAATCATTGGGCATTATTGGCTTTTGTTGGCTCCTCACTGTTTCTGAAAGCCTTTGCAACAGGAATCACTTTGGGTAGTGGCGGTAACGGAGGAAACTTTGCTCCTTCCCTATTTTTAGGTTCCTATATTGGTTTTTTCTTTTCGAAATTACTTAATCTTACCGGTTTAACGAATTTGCCAATTGGAAACTTTACCTTGGTAGGGATGGCAGGTATTTTGAGCGCACTGTTTCATGCACCATTAACAGCAATCTTCCTTATTGCGGAGATTACGGGTGGTTATGGTTTGATGATTCCGCTGATGATTGTCGCGTCGACTAGTTTTGCCATTTCCAAACGATTTGAAAAACATTCTTTGGATGTCAAAAATTTGGCCAAAAAAGGACATGCTTTTACCAGCAATAAAGATTCCAACGTCCTTTCGACATTGGATACAAACTCAATCATCCAAACAGATTATTTGAAAATAACACCCGATGAGAACCTTGAGAAATTAGTCGATTTGATTTCCCATTCCAATCAGGTTATTTTTCCTGTGGTTTCAAAAGACAATCGTTTATTGGGAATTGTCCACTTTAATGACATTCGGGAGATTATTTTTAATCCGTACAGGGTAAAATACACTTTGGTAAAAGAAATTATGGTGCAGCCAGTTACGATTATTCATCCTTCTCACAGCATGGAAATCGTAATGAACAAATTCGAATCTTCCCAAAAAAGCTTTCTTCCTGTAATCAGCGACGACAAATATTATGGCTTTATTTCCAAAGCCGTTGCGCTCGATGCATACAGAGCCAAGCTAAAATCGATGATTATAGAATAA
- the uvrA gene encoding excinuclease ABC subunit UvrA: protein MLDTDNTIEVQGARVHNLKNIDISIPREKLVVITGLSGSGKSSLAFDTIYAEGQRRYVETFSAYARQFLGGLERPDVDKIDGLSPVIAIEQKTTSKSPRSTVGTITEIYDFLRLLYARGADASSYNTGEKMVSYSDDQIKELIIQDFTGKRINILAPVIRARKGHYAELFQQITKQGFLKVRVNGDILDLVSGMKLDRYKTHDIEIVVDRMVIEDTPDNEKRLSESINTAMHHGENVLMVLDQDTNEVRYFSRNLMCPSTGISYQNPEPNLFSFNSPKGACDNCNGLGTVNQINVGKIIPNPKLSIKAGGFAPLGEYKSSWIFKQLEIIGEKFGFKITDPIEKIPAEAMEMILNGGKEKFTINSKDLGVARDYKIDFEGIAHFIKNQHDESGSTTIRRWAKEFMDEIKCPVCEGSRLKKEANYFRINEKSISELCDMDISDLTAWFLDLDKHLTDKQKRIATEVIKEIKDRLAFLMNVGLDYLALSRSSKSLSGGEAQRIRLATQIGSQLVGVLYILDEPSIGLHQRDNEKLIHSLEQLRDIGNSVIVVEHDKDMIERADYVIDIGPKAGKYGGEIISIGTPKETLASETITAQYLNGKMKLEIPEKRREGNGKFVKLTGATGNNLKNVSIELPLGKMICVTGVSGSGKSTLINETLYPIFNAHYFNGVKIPMPYKKIEGLEHIDKVIDIDQSPIGRTPRSNPATYTEVFTEIRNLFTMTSESMIRGYKAGRFSFNVKGGRCETCEGSGVRTIEMNFLPDVYVECETCQGKRFNRETLEIRYKGKSISDVLNMTVDEAVPFFENIPKIYRKIKTIQDVGLGYITLGQQSTTLSGGEAQRIKLAGELSKKDTGNTFYILDEPTTGLHFEDIRVLMDVINKLVDKGNTILIIEHNMEVIKLADYIIDIGPEGGKGGGQLVAKGTPEEIVKNKKSYTAQFLKKELP from the coding sequence ATGCTAGATACAGACAATACGATTGAAGTTCAGGGCGCCCGCGTTCACAATCTAAAAAACATAGATATTTCCATTCCGAGAGAAAAACTTGTAGTAATTACGGGTCTTTCGGGTTCGGGAAAATCCTCATTGGCGTTCGACACTATTTATGCCGAAGGACAGCGTCGTTACGTAGAAACCTTTTCGGCCTATGCTAGACAATTCCTCGGAGGTTTGGAACGTCCTGATGTCGATAAAATTGACGGACTCTCCCCTGTTATTGCCATCGAGCAAAAAACGACAAGCAAAAGTCCTCGTTCGACTGTTGGAACCATCACTGAGATTTACGATTTCCTTCGTTTGCTTTACGCACGTGGTGCCGATGCTTCCAGTTATAACACAGGAGAAAAAATGGTTTCTTACTCCGATGACCAAATCAAAGAACTGATTATTCAGGATTTTACAGGAAAAAGAATCAATATCCTAGCTCCTGTTATCCGAGCCAGAAAAGGACATTATGCTGAACTTTTTCAACAAATAACCAAACAAGGATTCTTGAAAGTCCGTGTTAATGGAGATATTTTGGACTTGGTTTCGGGGATGAAATTGGATCGTTATAAAACCCACGATATAGAAATTGTTGTTGACAGAATGGTTATTGAGGATACTCCAGACAATGAAAAACGTTTATCCGAAAGTATTAATACTGCAATGCACCACGGTGAAAACGTATTGATGGTTCTCGATCAGGACACTAATGAAGTGCGTTATTTCAGTCGAAATTTGATGTGTCCTTCAACGGGTATTTCGTATCAAAATCCAGAGCCAAACTTATTTTCATTCAACTCACCAAAAGGGGCTTGTGACAATTGCAACGGATTGGGAACTGTGAATCAAATCAATGTTGGAAAAATTATACCAAATCCAAAATTATCGATAAAAGCGGGTGGATTTGCTCCATTGGGTGAATATAAATCATCTTGGATTTTCAAACAATTAGAAATCATTGGCGAAAAGTTTGGTTTTAAAATAACCGATCCAATTGAAAAAATTCCTGCTGAAGCAATGGAAATGATTTTGAATGGAGGAAAAGAAAAATTCACTATTAATTCAAAAGATTTAGGTGTTGCCCGCGATTATAAAATTGATTTTGAAGGAATTGCCCATTTCATAAAAAATCAACATGATGAAAGTGGTTCTACGACAATCAGACGTTGGGCAAAAGAATTCATGGACGAAATAAAATGTCCTGTTTGCGAGGGTTCCCGCTTGAAAAAGGAAGCCAATTATTTTAGGATAAATGAAAAAAGCATATCCGAGTTGTGTGATATGGATATTTCCGATTTGACAGCTTGGTTTTTGGATTTGGACAAGCATTTAACCGATAAACAAAAACGAATTGCTACCGAAGTAATTAAAGAAATCAAAGATCGTTTGGCTTTCCTAATGAATGTAGGCTTGGATTATTTGGCTTTAAGCCGAAGCTCCAAATCGCTTTCGGGTGGTGAGGCACAGCGTATTCGATTGGCAACGCAAATTGGATCGCAATTGGTCGGGGTCTTATATATTTTGGACGAACCAAGTATTGGTTTGCACCAAAGAGATAACGAAAAATTAATCCATTCGTTAGAACAATTGCGAGATATCGGTAACTCGGTTATTGTGGTTGAACACGACAAAGACATGATTGAGCGCGCCGATTACGTGATTGATATCGGTCCAAAAGCCGGTAAATATGGTGGAGAAATTATCAGTATTGGAACGCCAAAAGAAACTTTGGCTTCAGAGACGATTACTGCTCAATATCTGAATGGTAAAATGAAATTGGAAATTCCCGAAAAACGTCGCGAAGGAAATGGAAAATTCGTGAAATTAACCGGAGCTACAGGGAATAACCTTAAAAATGTTTCGATTGAATTGCCTTTAGGTAAAATGATATGCGTCACAGGGGTTTCAGGAAGCGGGAAATCAACATTGATCAACGAAACGCTCTACCCTATTTTCAATGCGCATTATTTCAACGGAGTTAAAATTCCGATGCCATATAAAAAAATCGAAGGCTTGGAACATATTGACAAAGTAATTGATATCGACCAAAGTCCGATTGGAAGAACTCCGCGTTCCAATCCTGCGACTTATACCGAGGTTTTCACAGAAATACGAAACCTGTTTACTATGACTTCTGAGAGTATGATTCGCGGATACAAAGCAGGGCGTTTTAGTTTTAATGTTAAAGGCGGACGATGCGAAACCTGTGAAGGTTCAGGTGTTCGTACAATAGAAATGAACTTCTTGCCTGATGTATATGTAGAATGCGAAACGTGTCAAGGAAAGCGTTTTAACAGGGAAACATTGGAGATTCGCTATAAAGGAAAATCGATCTCTGATGTATTGAATATGACCGTTGATGAAGCAGTTCCTTTCTTTGAAAACATTCCAAAAATTTACAGAAAAATAAAAACGATTCAGGATGTTGGTTTGGGCTACATCACGCTTGGGCAACAAAGTACTACTCTTTCCGGTGGTGAAGCGCAACGTATTAAGTTGGCCGGTGAATTGTCTAAGAAAGACACCGGAAACACTTTTTATATTCTTGATGAACCCACAACAGGTCTGCATTTTGAGGATATTCGGGTATTGATGGACGTAATTAATAAATTGGTTGACAAGGGAAATACTATTTTGATTATTGAACACAATATGGAAGTCATCAAACTAGCCGATTATATTATCGACATTGGCCCTGAAGGCGGAAAAGGAGGCGGACAGCTTGTAGCCAAAGGAACTCCCGAAGAAATCGTAAAAAATAAAAAAAGCTACACGGCACAGTTTTTGAAAAAAGAACTCCCCTAA
- a CDS encoding endonuclease domain-containing protein, with amino-acid sequence MESKNEITTYINTQPIYRNFIENLPYNIKLKSRARALRKAGVLSEVIFWRQVHKGMFWKIDFDRQRIIGNYIVDFYVKTLGLIIEIDGSSHNDKEEYDQKREDYLISLGLKVYRISDLRVKHDLNNVMMELEKYVIEEFGRKC; translated from the coding sequence ATGGAAAGCAAAAATGAAATAACAACTTATATAAACACCCAACCTATCTATAGAAATTTCATTGAAAACTTGCCATATAATATAAAACTAAAGTCAAGAGCAAGAGCATTACGGAAAGCAGGAGTATTGTCTGAGGTTATTTTTTGGCGACAAGTTCACAAAGGGATGTTTTGGAAAATTGATTTTGATAGACAAAGAATCATAGGCAATTATATTGTGGATTTTTATGTAAAAACCTTGGGGTTGATAATAGAAATTGACGGTTCAAGTCATAATGATAAAGAAGAATACGACCAAAAGAGAGAAGATTATTTAATATCGCTAGGATTAAAAGTTTATAGAATTTCAGATTTACGAGTTAAGCATGATTTGAATAATGTGATGATGGAGTTGGAAAAATATGTTATTGAGGAGTTTGGCAGAAAGTGTTGA